The following coding sequences lie in one Pseudomonas sp. B33.4 genomic window:
- a CDS encoding glutathione S-transferase, with translation MSAPSMTLYHNTLSPFVRKVMVLLHETGQQDRVALQDCVLSPVSPSAELNADNPLGKIPALRLADGHVIHDSRVILEYLDQQHVGNPLIPREGSARWRRLTLASMADGIMDASVMVRYELVLRAPEKHWDEWLEAQRDKIRRALAVLEKEAIAELTSHFDVAAISVACALGYLDLRFPDLGWREANPQLASWFFEVSQRPSMIATMPKP, from the coding sequence ATGTCCGCCCCCAGCATGACCCTGTACCACAACACGCTCTCCCCGTTTGTGCGCAAAGTGATGGTGTTGCTGCACGAAACCGGCCAGCAGGATCGCGTCGCGCTGCAAGACTGCGTGCTCAGCCCGGTCAGCCCGAGCGCCGAGCTCAACGCCGATAATCCGTTGGGCAAGATCCCCGCCCTGCGTCTGGCCGACGGCCATGTCATCCATGACAGCCGCGTGATCCTCGAATACCTCGACCAGCAGCACGTCGGCAATCCGCTGATCCCGCGCGAAGGTTCGGCGCGCTGGCGCCGACTGACCCTGGCCTCGATGGCTGACGGGATCATGGATGCGTCGGTGATGGTGCGTTATGAACTGGTTCTGCGCGCACCGGAAAAGCATTGGGATGAATGGCTCGAGGCCCAGCGCGACAAGATCCGTCGCGCCCTAGCTGTGTTGGAAAAGGAAGCCATCGCCGAGCTGACCAGCCATTTCGATGTGGCGGCGATCAGCGTCGCCTGTGCGCTGGGTTATCTCGATTTGCGCTTCCCGGATCTGGGTTGGCGTGAGGCCAACCCGCAATTGGCCAGCTGGTTTTTTGAGGTGAGTCAGCGACCGTCCATGATCGCCACGATGCCCAAGCCTTAA
- the creD gene encoding cell envelope integrity protein CreD, with amino-acid sequence MNKNLTIKLGAIAVLILLLLIPLLMIDGVIDDRQQLRDGVLEDIARSSSYSQQLSGPVMVVPYRKVVHNWKTNDKTNQRYDEPGEERGRLYFLPERFELDGQVQTELRARGIYEARLFHADNRINGHFSLPAQLGIKEDFTDYQFDAPFLAVGISDIRGIENALKLELDGQRLDFVPGTQVGWLGEGVRVPLPLLDTSKTTELSFGFDLRLQGTGSLQVLPVGKSSSVSLTANWPHPSFIGNFLPAKREINDQGFSADWQTTFFSTNLQDAMSRCVSGNDCEAFNGRSFGVSFIDPVDQYLKSDRAIKYALLFIVLTFAGFFLFEVLKSLAVHPVQYALVGVALAFFYLLLLSLSEHIGFALAYLLSASACVLLIGFYVCHVLRSVRHGLSFSAGLAALYGLLYGLLSAEDYALLMGSLLLFGLLGVFMVLTRKLDWYGIGQKPAKPLEFDVGAMQ; translated from the coding sequence ATGAACAAGAATCTGACCATCAAGCTCGGCGCCATCGCCGTGCTGATCCTGCTGTTGCTGATCCCGCTGCTGATGATCGACGGCGTCATCGACGACCGTCAGCAGTTGCGCGACGGTGTGCTTGAAGACATCGCCCGCAGCTCCAGCTACAGCCAGCAACTGAGCGGGCCGGTGATGGTGGTGCCGTATCGCAAAGTGGTTCACAACTGGAAAACCAACGACAAAACCAACCAACGCTACGACGAGCCGGGCGAAGAGCGCGGCCGTTTGTACTTCCTGCCGGAGCGTTTCGAGCTCGACGGCCAGGTGCAAACCGAACTGCGTGCGCGAGGCATTTATGAAGCACGGCTGTTCCACGCCGACAACCGCATCAATGGCCATTTTTCATTGCCAGCGCAATTGGGCATCAAAGAAGATTTCACCGATTACCAGTTCGATGCGCCGTTTCTTGCGGTGGGTATCAGCGACATTCGCGGCATCGAAAACGCGCTGAAACTGGAACTTGACGGTCAGCGTCTGGACTTCGTGCCGGGCACCCAGGTCGGCTGGCTCGGCGAGGGTGTGCGAGTGCCGCTGCCGCTGCTCGACACCAGCAAAACCACGGAACTGAGCTTCGGTTTCGATTTGCGCCTGCAAGGCACCGGTTCGTTGCAGGTGCTGCCGGTGGGCAAGAGCAGCAGCGTCAGCCTCACGGCGAATTGGCCGCATCCAAGTTTCATCGGCAATTTCCTGCCGGCCAAGCGTGAGATCAACGATCAGGGTTTCAGCGCCGATTGGCAGACCACGTTTTTTTCCACCAACCTGCAAGACGCCATGAGCCGTTGCGTCAGCGGCAATGATTGCGAGGCATTCAACGGCCGCAGCTTTGGCGTGAGCTTCATCGACCCGGTGGATCAGTACCTGAAGAGTGACCGGGCGATCAAATATGCGCTGCTGTTCATCGTGCTGACGTTTGCCGGTTTCTTCCTCTTCGAAGTGCTCAAGAGTCTGGCCGTGCACCCGGTGCAATACGCGTTGGTCGGTGTGGCGTTGGCGTTCTTTTATCTGTTGCTGCTGTCGTTGTCGGAGCACATCGGGTTTGCCTTGGCGTATCTGTTGTCGGCCAGTGCCTGTGTGTTATTGATCGGGTTTTACGTCTGCCACGTGCTGCGCAGTGTGCGTCACGGTTTGAGTTTTTCGGCGGGATTGGCGGCCCTGTACGGCCTGCTCTATGGCTTGTTGAGCGCTGAGGATTACGCGTTGCTGATGGGCTCGTTGTTGCTGTTCGGTCTGCTCGGTGTGTTTATGGTGCTGACGCGCAAACTGGACTGGTACGGGATCGGGCAGAAGCCGGCGAAGCCGTTGGAGTTTGATGTGGGGGCGATGCAATGA
- the creC gene encoding two-component system sensor histidine kinase CreC — protein MSLGLRIFLVYVLFVGLTGYFVLNTVMEEIRPGVRQSTEETLVDTANLMAEILRDDFKAGTLSENRWPELLRAYGERQPQATIWGLPKNQVNHRIYVTDAKGIVVLDSSGVAVGQDYSRWNDVYLTLRGEYGARSSRSDPDDASSSVMHVGAPIRDNGKIIGVVTVAKPNSSLQPYVDRTERRLLFYGAGLIGLGLLFGALLSWWLSRALHRLTGYAQAVSEGRRVEVPHYRGGELEQLATALEQMRTQLEGKAYVERYVHTLTHELKSPLAAIRGAAELLQGDMPPVQRLRFVGNIDSESARMQQLIERLLNLAQVEQRQGLEERVAVPLAVLVDELQQGQAARIEGKKLRIEQAIAADLLLIGEPFLLRQALGNLLENALDFTPFQGLLRFSAERVGEQTEFRLFNETAPIPDYALPRLTERFYSLPRPDSGRKSTGLGLNFVEEVVKLHGGSMQIRNVENGVEVTLRLP, from the coding sequence ATGTCGCTGGGGCTGCGGATCTTTCTGGTGTATGTGCTGTTTGTCGGCCTGACCGGTTATTTCGTGCTCAACACGGTGATGGAAGAAATCCGTCCCGGCGTGCGCCAGTCCACCGAAGAAACCCTGGTCGATACCGCCAACCTGATGGCAGAAATCCTCCGTGACGATTTCAAGGCTGGCACCCTTAGCGAGAACCGCTGGCCCGAGTTGCTGCGTGCGTATGGCGAGCGCCAGCCGCAAGCGACCATCTGGGGCTTGCCGAAAAATCAGGTCAACCACCGCATCTACGTGACTGACGCCAAAGGCATCGTCGTGCTCGATTCCAGTGGCGTCGCGGTCGGTCAGGATTACTCGCGCTGGAATGACGTCTACCTGACCCTGCGCGGTGAGTACGGCGCACGTTCGAGCCGCAGCGATCCGGATGACGCGAGTTCGTCAGTGATGCACGTCGGCGCGCCGATCCGCGATAACGGCAAGATCATCGGTGTGGTCACCGTGGCCAAACCCAACAGCTCATTGCAGCCTTATGTCGATCGCACCGAGCGGCGCTTGCTGTTTTACGGTGCCGGTCTGATCGGACTCGGTCTGCTCTTTGGCGCATTGCTGTCGTGGTGGCTGAGCCGTGCGCTGCACCGTCTGACCGGTTATGCCCAAGCGGTGAGCGAAGGTCGGCGCGTTGAGGTGCCGCATTACCGGGGCGGCGAACTGGAACAGCTCGCCACCGCCCTGGAGCAGATGCGCACGCAACTGGAAGGCAAGGCCTACGTCGAGCGTTATGTGCACACGCTGACTCATGAACTGAAAAGTCCGCTGGCAGCGATTCGTGGCGCGGCGGAGTTGCTGCAAGGCGACATGCCGCCGGTTCAGCGATTGCGCTTTGTCGGCAACATCGACAGCGAAAGTGCGCGGATGCAGCAGTTGATCGAACGGTTGTTGAATCTGGCGCAGGTGGAACAGCGCCAGGGTCTTGAAGAGCGGGTCGCCGTGCCTTTGGCCGTGTTGGTCGATGAGTTGCAGCAAGGGCAGGCGGCGCGGATTGAAGGTAAAAAGCTGCGCATCGAACAGGCGATTGCGGCAGATCTGCTGTTGATTGGCGAGCCTTTTCTGTTGCGTCAGGCGTTGGGTAATCTGCTGGAGAATGCGCTCGATTTCACCCCGTTTCAGGGGCTGCTGCGTTTCAGTGCCGAGCGGGTTGGCGAGCAGACCGAATTTCGATTGTTCAATGAAACGGCGCCGATTCCTGACTACGCCTTGCCGCGTTTGACCGAGCGCTTCTACTCATTGCCGCGACCGGACAGTGGGCGCAAAAGCACCGGGTTGGGGCTTAACTTCGTCGAAGAGGTGGTCAAGTTGCATGGTGGGTCGATGCAGATTCGCAATGTCGAAAACGGGGTTGAAGTGACATTGCGCTTGCCTTGA
- the creB gene encoding two-component system response regulator CreB: MPHILIVEDEAAIADTLIFALQGEGFGTTWLSLGAAALEHQRQTPADLIILDIGLPDISGFETCKQLRRFSEVPVLFLSARDAEIDRVVGLEIGADDYVVKPFSPREVAARVKAILKRMAPRPTIEATSALFRVDPERVQISYRGQNLSLTRHEFRLLQCLLEQPERVFSREQLLDALGVAADAGYERSIDSHIKSVRAKLRLVRAEAEPIQTHRGLGYSYSPGHS, translated from the coding sequence ATGCCTCATATCCTGATTGTCGAAGACGAAGCGGCGATTGCCGACACGCTGATTTTCGCCCTGCAAGGCGAGGGGTTCGGCACCACGTGGCTGAGCCTAGGCGCGGCGGCGCTTGAACATCAGCGGCAAACCCCGGCCGATCTGATCATCCTCGACATCGGCCTGCCGGACATCAGCGGTTTCGAAACCTGCAAACAACTGCGGCGCTTCAGCGAGGTGCCGGTGCTGTTCCTGAGTGCCCGGGATGCCGAGATTGATCGCGTGGTGGGCCTGGAAATTGGTGCCGACGACTATGTGGTCAAGCCATTCAGCCCGCGTGAAGTCGCGGCGCGGGTGAAGGCCATCCTTAAACGCATGGCGCCGCGCCCCACGATTGAAGCCACTTCAGCGCTGTTTCGGGTCGATCCTGAACGTGTGCAAATCAGTTATCGCGGCCAGAACCTGAGCCTGACCCGCCATGAATTCCGCCTGTTGCAATGCCTGCTCGAACAACCCGAGCGTGTGTTCAGCCGCGAACAATTACTTGATGCGCTAGGCGTCGCCGCCGACGCCGGCTACGAGCGCAGCATCGACAGCCACATCAAAAGCGTACGCGCCAAACTGCGGCTGGTGCGTGCCGAGGCCGAGCCGATCCAGACCCATCGTGGCCTCGGTTACAGTTACAGCCCGGGGCACAGCTGA
- a CDS encoding ATP-dependent zinc protease, with translation MKSLLALFALVALPVMAAEPTLYGRYEYIALPEIGGEVLKAKMDTGALTASLSAKDIETFTRDGDEWVRFRLGTKDASNKVYEHKVARISKIKSRSDEEDEGESTEVAKRPVVDLELCLGNVKRTVEVNLTDRSNFNYPLLIGAKALREFGAAVNPARRFTADKPDC, from the coding sequence GTGAAATCCCTCCTTGCACTGTTTGCCCTCGTCGCCCTGCCGGTCATGGCCGCCGAGCCGACCCTGTACGGGCGCTACGAATACATCGCGCTGCCGGAAATCGGCGGTGAAGTGCTCAAGGCCAAGATGGACACCGGCGCACTGACCGCCTCGCTGTCGGCCAAGGACATCGAGACCTTCACCCGCGATGGTGATGAATGGGTACGGTTCCGCCTCGGGACCAAGGACGCCAGCAACAAGGTCTACGAACACAAGGTCGCGCGGATCAGCAAGATCAAGAGCCGCTCGGACGAAGAGGACGAGGGCGAAAGCACCGAAGTCGCCAAGCGGCCAGTGGTCGATCTGGAGCTGTGCCTGGGCAACGTCAAGCGTACCGTTGAGGTCAACCTGACCGACCGCAGCAACTTCAACTATCCGCTGCTGATCGGTGCCAAGGCCTTGCGCGAATTCGGTGCGGCAGTGAATCCGGCGCGGCGTTTCACGGCCGACAAGCCGGACTGCTAA